The Sorex araneus isolate mSorAra2 chromosome X, mSorAra2.pri, whole genome shotgun sequence DNA segment TGCATGGGTCGGAGGCGGCTTGGGTGAGCCAGCCCGGATCCCCTAGTCCCCTGCCCGCTGCCGTGATTGGGTGGGAGGTGGTGCTGGGCTGATGGGAATCCTAATGGCAGTCTCCAGATTCGTTTTCATCTGTGCCGTAAGTTTTCTCACAACTACATGCAGCAGAACTCTCATGAATTCTTAAATTACCTACTAAatacacagaggcagggggtgggggggttggcaggagggacactgggaacaatggtggtggaaaatgtgcactggtggagggatgggtgctctatcatgaaatgtaatcaatcatgaaagtctgtaactgtatctcacggtgatcaaaaaaattttaatattattattttttttaaaagaagagagcAGGAAAAACAGAATGGTGATATTGACGGTGAAAATAACAACAGCACACCAGCCCCAACATCGGTTCACGAGATACTTCGGGGAACATTAACTAATGAAACCAGATGTTTTACTTGTGAAACTCTAAGCAGCAAAGATAAAGATTTCTGAGACCTTTCTGCTGAGATCAGAATCAACAAAACACATCAATTACTCATTGCTGAAGAGGTTTTTGCAACACAGAAATATTACTGTGAAGAAGGTTGCAGCAAATAGAAGCACACAAAAGGTGACTTGCTACATTGATTGCTGAACAGCTATAAACAGCAGTTAAAGTATTTGGctttagaatctggaaacaatctgagtgccaagagaacagagagatggacaaagaaactatggcacatctacacaatggaatacaatgcagctgttaggaaaaacgttaagtcatgaaatctgcctgtaaatggatggatatgaaaaatatcatgctgagtgaaatgaaccAGAAGGACAGAttaagaatgactgcattcacctGTGGGATATAAATAAGTAGACCAGCATCcacggccagggaaaacagggactaggaggactggtgagtggttggaatcaaccgcaagtgtgtgtggggtggagggtaggtaaaatagagaaggggccagtatgataataatagctggaaatgatcagactggacaagaactaagtgttaaaagcaggtaaagggatattattttacaagctttcactatttgtgtTACAAACCACATTGCCAAAAAGAGggcagagaaaggggaggagatagggggggacagagagagagagacagagagatagagagacagatagagaagtGCTTGCCTCTATGGAAGGTGCCTGCCTccactgggggagggggtagggggtgatgggaggaaaagtggggacactggtgctggaaaatgtacactgatggaggagggatggatgttggaacactgtatgactgaaacctaatcatgaacagctttgtaagactctaccttacagtgattcaattaaaaaaaaaagtcttacaaAAAATCTGAAAGCATAGATGACAGCTCAAACAGAATATTTTGGCAAAAGAAATGGCTTTTAAAATCATGTTAAGTCCCTCTCCTGATGGATAACCATCTCCCATAAGTCTCAGGGCTCCTTCTATCTCTACATACTTGAAAAATCATatctatattatgtataatattttctaGATGTTGCCTAACAAAGATTCTTCAAGGATACCCAAGGTAGCATATATTCTAATGATTTACATCTTCCATTTAGAACATCCCTACTACTCTTGGGAACTCTTACATTTTCTCCTGATGATATGACACACCTTAAGATTCtccttcacaatttttttttttttgctttttgggtcacacccagcaatgctcaggggttactcctggctttgcactcagaaattactcctggcggtgcttgggggaccatatgggatgttggggatcgaacccgggtcggccgcatgcaaggcaaacgccctacccgctgtgctatcgctccggcccctctccttCACAATTTACTAAAGCTTTATATCAGGCTTGCTAGAACAGACGCCTGCCCATCCATATATATAGTGCATAGAAAGTTCATGAGAAACTTTGACTATCTGAATATTCAGATCTGCATAAGTGAAAGATGAGTGAACTTGCATCACCCTGAAACCCACACATTCTTGATTCTTGGTCATGTTGGTTTCCTCCCAAAATTCAGATGAGCCCTTGCCTGGCTTTTCCAGACCCTGATCCTCTGTGGCAGAACCAGAGGAAAAGGCAGTGTCTTGTGGCTGGAAGAGCAGCCTGGGGTCTGCATCTCCCACCAGAGGAGGTGGCTGCCACCTTGCTTCCTTTTCCAAATGCAAAGTACCACCTAAATTCACTGGCTCTGAGTCCCAGTCTGGAAAGTGGACGAAGCAGCTGCATCCTGACGCTGAACTAAAGAGAACAGAAAGGGCACAGGAATctgcaggagtggccctgagcctcAAAGATGAGGTCTATAAAGTAATGGGAAGGTGGAGACCCCTTAAGCCTGCCTCCCTGGGTCACTACGGTTGTATTGTCTATGTGGAGAGAACTTGCTGGATCTTGTTAAGATTCCTAACAAGAAAACTCCTGGCTCCAGGCCGAAGCCTCTGGGGCAGAGtgatatagggcatttgccttgcacccagccaacccaggttagatcactggcatcccatttgatctcccaagcaccaccagtagtgattactgagagcagagccctaggcatcttggggtggtggggggagagggggaatcaaaaaagaaaaaaagaaaaagaaactccagACTCTTACACCGGGAAAGGGGTGTGAGGACCACTTCCAGGCTGCCCTCCATGCTCTGCAGAGGTCTGAGTCTGCAGTCCAATACATGATACTCTGGACTTCAGGATAGCACACGGTCCTCACCTGCACAAGGCCGAAAGCTGCCAAACTGAAAGTTGCTCTACCAGTCCCCAGGGCTGTGTGGCCCACTCCCACTGGCAATATAACTGGCTACAAGtcagtcaaagaagaaatcctggTAATTTTGGGTCTCAATTCTGTACATGACCAAGGTGACTAGTTCTCAACAGGAAAAGCGGGGTGAGGGGGCTGATTTTAGGGTTCTGACAGTAATGGTCCCGGAAACTATCAGAATTAGCTTGCAAAGAAGATGGCAAATTACTCCCTCAGGGGCTGTGGATTGCAGGGCGTGGAGATCCACATCACCCAGATAGAAAAGGTTTTCAGACATCCCatgactagggctggagcgatagcacagcgggtagggcggtttgccttgcacgcggccgacccagattcgattcccagcatcccatatggtcccctgagcaccgccagggctaattcctgagtgcagagccaggagtaacccctgtgcattggtgtgacccccccacccccccaaaaaaaggaatccCATGACTAAAGCAATGAAAGGACAAGTCGCCCAGCTCTGTCAGGCACTCGGCTTTATTCAGTTTCCCACTCTGCAAGGGAGAATGCACCATCGTTGCGGCATTCAACCAAAAAGCAAGCGCGTACACACACATGTCATACACACAAACGCATACCTTTATGGTGCAAGGCAGCAACAGCAGATCGTAGTCACGCTATGCTTcgcacctcccccagccccccctatTTGTACCGAGCAACTGCAAAAACTGTATCAAAGTAACAATTATGCTTAAAACATACACGCACGCACGTACGCACACCTGTAAGGTGCGTTGCAGAAACAGCGGGTCCAAAGTCACAAGCATGCCTTATCTCCACCTGCACTTTGAAAGGTCCCAGCTTGCCAAACACCTAAACCGAGTTGGATTTGGCCCGGCGGCAACGCGAGTGCACAGCCACCCGCCGGAGCGACCACCGTGGAGGGCTTGGACGGGACAGATGCGGCCCACCCCAGCTGGCCCGatgctgctcctggcagtgggggCTGCAGGCACCCGGCGGGGAGCGCGGGCAGGTGTGGGGGTTCGATCCGGGCGCAGCTCCAGCAGCGCTCGGGTTCCCATCGCTGCCCGAGCCCAGACCCGCGCCGCCGGGCTCAGAGCGAAGAACCGAAGAACCGCAGGGCTGGGCTCGGGGCTCCGACAGGGAACGCCCCTCCGGGTCCCCAGCACTCACCAGGAAGCCCACCAGGTAGAGGCAGTGCAAGACGCGGCGTGATCGAAAGGCAGCGACCTCGGGAGGCCCCGTTTCGGCTCCCGCGCCCGGCTCTGGAGGCGGTTCCGAGGCGTCCAAGCCCCCACCACCGAGGCCCCCGGGTTTCATCCCCGCGCCCGGGAgtcgccaggctctgccctggagtcgcctggccccgcccccacccctgggcccgcccccgcgcccgccccaaGCGGAAACGGGCGGGAGCATTACGCGTGCGCAGAGAAATCTTCCCCGGCCGGCCGCCGTTCTGCGCCTGCGCAGAGATCACCGCGCGCCAGCCCCAGCCGCTAGGTGCGGGCGCGGGCACCGCGCGTGCGCAGAAGGTCCCACTCGCGCTAACCTAAGCAGGGATCCGGGACTCCTGCACCCGAAAGCCGGCGTAGCGCGAGGTCGAGGCTCGCCGGGTGACGGGCCGCGCTGCGAGATGGCAGGGACAACGGCAGGGACGCTGCTCGGCGTGTCTGTGGGCTGACAACCTGCGGTGCGGGCCCGGCCAGGACTAGAGAGACTTGCACGGAGCTGCCCCTCGTGGTGGACTTGGGGCTCCTCCAGCTGGCAGAGTAGCAGGGTCGGGGCGCCCTGGGGATTCGGGGCTGGGAaccagccagtgtggccccctgagttctgccgtgcgggtttgGAAAAAGCAACGTGAGACCTGACCCTGGGAGGGGAGATAGACGTTTCTCTGTTTTCCTTTGCTCCGGGTATGCGGCGTCACTGCGCCCGTTCTTGCCTCGCTGGAAGTCCTTCTCCGGGTGGGAAGGGAAGCCCCGGCAACACGCTCCACCCAGAAACGCTGTTGGGAGAATCCTGCCTCCTTGGGCGTCCCGGGCCTGGCCAACTCACACCCCGGGCGTTTAAGCAGGGCCTGCCAGCATCCTTTGGGACCCTCTGCACCCCCTTCTCCGACTGCCTTCGCGGACACACCCACCTCTGCGCCCCTGGATGCGAGCGTCTTGCAGAGCGTTAGGACCGCTTCCTCTGGACTGGGCACGGAGCAGCAGGTCATGAAATAGAAACACGGTGATGGGCATGAAAGGAACTAGTAACAAATGCGCGATGGTAAAAGCGTTAAAGCACAGTGCGTGAAACATCCTGACCACGGGTCAGCGCGAGCCCCGGCTGGAGTGTGGGATCTGTGGATGGAGTGAGGTGAGGAGTTATCAACTTGGAGGAATTGATGAACAGTCTGGGCAGAGTTGTAAGGAATGCCTGTGGCTGAAGTTTTCTGAAGAGTTTAGAGGATTAGGGAAGCAGGCTCATCATCAACGACATAGAAAGAAGGTAGGATGGAGAAATAGATAAAGTTTATAGGTAAAGTGTTTGTCTTTTATGTGAAAACGGGGTGCAGTTCCCAGAACTgccgaagtgatccctgagcacaactaagtatgccccccttcccccccagttccctctcccctccctcccacaaggGGGAAAAAGGTCATGCCTGAGATGTGGGGTTTTATTCTGAGCAATAGACAGAATTAAGTAGTGGGTGATACTCAATATCGATAACTATCGATAACCTGCCATTGATCAATCACAACattgataaacagaaaatcatCGCACTTAGTACAGTGGGTTATTGTGAAGGTTAAGTGACATGGCAATAAGCATGAGCCCTGCCAGTGTTCCCTGCACTCCTAGGAGCTTATTGGtattgtcatttaaattttttagtcaTATTGAGTATTATAATATGCTCAAAGTTTCAAGTCCAAGACCATGTCATTACAGAGAACTTAAGGCACTCCAATGTGGAATCTCTTGGCATCTGTCCCTCATCCTGCAGACAAGCTAAGCTTCTCCTTGTATGGCTCTGACGGCATTTCTTCCCTcctacccttcctccctccctcctccctccctccctccctccctccctccctccctccctccctccctcccttccttccttccttccttccttccttccttccttccttccttccttccttccttccttccttccttccttccttctcttccttccccacttgtgctcagagcttaatcctgtaAGGATTaagtgatcaggaatcactcctagcagggcttgggggatcttatgtggtggtgggaatcaaAAGAGTTGACTGTTCGCCACAGCCTTCGCGGACAGTCGTCGCGGTTTCCTGCTTCAACAGTGCTTGGACGGAACCCAGCGCTCGTCCCACCCCGCTGCCCCCCGCCGGCCGCTCGCAGCCTGTCCTGCACCACCGCCACCGCCTCGTTCCCATCTCAGCCGCCGCCATGACCACCGCGTCCCCCTCGCAGGTTCGCCAGAACTACCACCAGGACTCGGAGGCCGCCATCAACCGCCAGATCAACCTGGAGCTCTACGCCTCCTACGTCTACCTGTCCATGTCTTATTATTTTGAGCGCGACGATGTGGCTTTGAAGAACTTTGCCAAATACTTCCTCCACCAATCTCATGAGGAGCGAGAACAGGCGGAGAAGCTGATGAAGCTGCAGAACCAGCGCGGCGGCTGGATTTTCCTTCAGGATATCAAGAAGCCAGATCGGGACGACTGGGAGAACGGACTGAACGCCATGGAGTGTGCGTTGCACTTGGAGAAGAGCGTGAACCAGTCCCTGCTGGAGCTGCACAAACTGGCCACTGACAAGAACGACCCCCACCTGTGTGACTTCCTGGAGACTCACTACCTGGACGAGCAGGTGAAGGCCATCAAGGAGCTGGGTGACCACGTCACCAACCTGCGCAAGATGGGGGCCCCCGAGTCCGGCATGGCGGAGTATCTCTTCGACAAGCACACACTGGGTCACAGTGACAACGAGAGCTAAGCCTTAACTAAGCTGGCTTCCCCGAGCTACCGGTGACCTCCGGGCCACCCGGGCAGTACGTGCATGTTGGGGTTACCCTAATGACCTTTTCTATAAGTTCCAAAACGTCTATTTCCGTCTTATGATTTGTATCAGTCCTTCAAATAAAGTAATTTggtacccaaaaaaaaaaaaaaagagttgattgTGTGCTAGGCATGCAAGTACCTTAAGCCCCATCCTGTCTCTGGCCTCCTGACTTCTTTTTCACACCAATGCAACATCAGCCAGTTGTTCTATATGGAGAATGGGTGCCACTAAGATTACATCAACATGTCTCCCACCCCACAACCTTAGCCTCACCAATTCTTTGGTCTGAGACAGTCAATTTAAATTGGGCTCATTGAACTCCTATGTGTCCCTTCTTGGGAAAATGATCAGGAGTGGAAATTAAaagtacattatttttattggCAAAAAAGTAAAGGGCAATAATCACAGAGCTCAGGATAAATAAAACCTTTCTCTAAGACTGAaatcagggctagagcgatagcacagcgggtagggcatttgccttgcacggggcagacccgggttcaattcccaacattccatattttccccaggagtcattcctgagtgcaaagccaggagtaacccctgtacatccctgggtctgatccaaaaaagccaaaaaaaaaaaagactgaaatcaGTACACACACTATTTATGCAGAGCAGTTTCACAGCAAAAGAAGAAAGGATCCTT contains these protein-coding regions:
- the LOC101544075 gene encoding ferritin heavy chain, with protein sequence MTTASPSQVRQNYHQDSEAAINRQINLELYASYVYLSMSYYFERDDVALKNFAKYFLHQSHEEREQAEKLMKLQNQRGGWIFLQDIKKPDRDDWENGLNAMECALHLEKSVNQSLLELHKLATDKNDPHLCDFLETHYLDEQVKAIKELGDHVTNLRKMGAPESGMAEYLFDKHTLGHSDNES